One window from the genome of Balaenoptera musculus isolate JJ_BM4_2016_0621 chromosome 3, mBalMus1.pri.v3, whole genome shotgun sequence encodes:
- the HIGD2A gene encoding HIG1 domain family member 2A, mitochondrial, translating to MATPRPVTPEAPFEPSQPPVIEGFSPSVYSTSESFKEKFLRKTRENPMVPIGCLGTAAALTYGLYCFHRGQSQRSQLMMRTRIAAQGFTVVAILMGLAASTLKSRP from the exons ATGGCGACTCCTCGCCCTGTCACTCCGGAGGCACCCTTTGAACCATCGCAGCCCCCAGTCATTGAGGGCTTTAGCCCCAGTGTATACAGCACTTCGGAAAGCTTCAAGGAAAAGTTTCTTCGCAAGACCCGCGAGAACCCAATGGTACCCATAG GCTGCCTGGGCACAGCGGCCGCCCTTACCTACGGCCTCTACTGCTTCCACCGGGGTCAGAGCCAGCGCTCCCAGCTCATGATGCGCACTCGAATCGCCGCCCAGGGCTTCACGGTCGTAGCcatcttgatgggtctggctgcCTCCACTCTGAAATCTCGACCCTGA
- the CLTB gene encoding clathrin light chain B isoform X1 produces the protein MADDFGFFSSTESGAPEAAEEDPAAAFLAQQESEIAGIENDEGFGAPAGGQAALAQPGPASGAGSEDMGTTVNGDVYQEANGPADSYAAIAQVDRLTQEPESIRKWREEQRKRLQELDAASKVMEQEWREKAKKDLEEWNQRQSEQVEKNKINNRIADKAFYQQPDADIIGYVASEEAFVKESKEETPGTEWEKVAQLCDFNPKSSKQCKDVSRLRSVLMSLKQTPLSR, from the exons ATGGCTGATGACTTTGGCTTCTTCTCGTCGACGGAGAGCGGGGCCCCCGAGGCGGCCGAGGAGGACCCAGCGGCTGCCTTCCTGGCCCAGCAGGAGAGTGAAATCGCGGGCATAGAGAATGACGAGGGCTTCGGGGCACCTGCTGGCGGCCAGGCGGCCCTCGCGCAACCGGGACCCGCGAGTGGGG CGGGTTCTGAGGACATGGGGACCACAGTCAATGGAGATGTGTATCAG GAGGCTAACGGTCCAGCTGATAGCTACGCTGCAATTGCCCAGGTCGACAGGCTGACGCAGGAACCCGAGAGCATCCGCAAATGGAGAGAGGAGCAGCGGAAACGGCTGCAAGAGCTGG ATGCTGCCTCCAAAGTGATGGAACAGGAGTGGCGGGAGAAGGCCAAGAAGGACCTGGAGGAATGGAACCAGCGCCAGAGTGAACAAGTTGAGAAGAACAAGATCAACAACCG GATCGCCGACAAAGCATTCTACCAGCAGCCAGATGCTGATATCATCGGCTACGT GGCATCTGAGGAGGCTTTTGTGAAGGAATCCAAGGAGGAGACCCCAGGCACAGAGTGGGAGAAGGTggcccagctgtgtgacttcaacCCCAAGAGCAGCAAGCAGTGCAAAGACGTGTCCCGCCTGCGCTCGGTGCTCATGTCCCTGAAGCAGACGCCGCTGTCCCGCTAG
- the CLTB gene encoding clathrin light chain B isoform X2, producing MADDFGFFSSTESGAPEAAEEDPAAAFLAQQESEIAGIENDEGFGAPAGGQAALAQPGPASGAGSEDMGTTVNGDVYQEANGPADSYAAIAQVDRLTQEPESIRKWREEQRKRLQELDAASKVMEQEWREKAKKDLEEWNQRQSEQVEKNKINNRASEEAFVKESKEETPGTEWEKVAQLCDFNPKSSKQCKDVSRLRSVLMSLKQTPLSR from the exons ATGGCTGATGACTTTGGCTTCTTCTCGTCGACGGAGAGCGGGGCCCCCGAGGCGGCCGAGGAGGACCCAGCGGCTGCCTTCCTGGCCCAGCAGGAGAGTGAAATCGCGGGCATAGAGAATGACGAGGGCTTCGGGGCACCTGCTGGCGGCCAGGCGGCCCTCGCGCAACCGGGACCCGCGAGTGGGG CGGGTTCTGAGGACATGGGGACCACAGTCAATGGAGATGTGTATCAG GAGGCTAACGGTCCAGCTGATAGCTACGCTGCAATTGCCCAGGTCGACAGGCTGACGCAGGAACCCGAGAGCATCCGCAAATGGAGAGAGGAGCAGCGGAAACGGCTGCAAGAGCTGG ATGCTGCCTCCAAAGTGATGGAACAGGAGTGGCGGGAGAAGGCCAAGAAGGACCTGGAGGAATGGAACCAGCGCCAGAGTGAACAAGTTGAGAAGAACAAGATCAACAACCG GGCATCTGAGGAGGCTTTTGTGAAGGAATCCAAGGAGGAGACCCCAGGCACAGAGTGGGAGAAGGTggcccagctgtgtgacttcaacCCCAAGAGCAGCAAGCAGTGCAAAGACGTGTCCCGCCTGCGCTCGGTGCTCATGTCCCTGAAGCAGACGCCGCTGTCCCGCTAG